The following coding sequences are from one Musa acuminata AAA Group cultivar baxijiao chromosome BXJ2-4, Cavendish_Baxijiao_AAA, whole genome shotgun sequence window:
- the LOC103982580 gene encoding uncharacterized protein LOC103982580: METPSSARRITRSQAAAAANAQKSKQEESHPRSRNGGDREARAALLDITNDSPVVGLATGCLPVEKTPSSSAAKNPGRAGRTTASGEEVLRGQVRTLLQKVEEEAEFVGRPTSGQRLFPALLGVSIYPAQILAPTPANTPQIPSLSCLAGGGEGYDSMEVTTPFVLSEEDHRKVVVASNPQDPLGPQECVINRALTFDSPEKSEMSGISTVTSSPAYQSGSVSSFQEKSPEDDNSSIWSIQANASAHSDGDDDELFEDDDEDEEEYEEEAEDEELLGDLCEGMKKMSMLGDEFAGKHTRFVYNSDDEIQGEEEVTRRSAVSPSALVLKGLPAPEGKHLRFQEEDD, encoded by the exons ATGGAAACCCCGTCATCCGCGAGAAGGATCACAAGGTCGCAGGCCGCGGCCGCCGCCAATGCCC AGAAGAGCAAGCAGGAGGAGTCGCATCCAAGATCAAGAAACGGCGGGGATCGCGAGGCCCGCGCGGCGCTGCTCGACATCACCAACGACTCGCCCGTCGTGGGGCTCGCGACCGGGTGCCTCCCGGTCGAGAAGACACCCTCGTCCTCGGCGGCCAAGAACCCGGGCCGGGCCGGGCGGACCACCGCGTCGGGCGAGGAGGTGCTGCGAGGTCAGGTGCGGACGCTGCTGCAGAAGGTCGAGGAAGAAGCGGAGTTCGTCGGCCGACCCACCTCCGGCCAGCGTCTGTTCCCTGCACTCTTGGGCGTTTCAATATATCCAGCGCAGATCCTCGCCCCGACCCCAGCCAACACGCCGCAGATCCCCAGTCTGAGTTGTTTggcaggaggaggagaaggctacGACTCGATGGAGGTCACAACACCCTTCGTTCTTTCCGAAGAAGATCATCGGAAG GTCGTGGTGGCTTCCAATCCGCAGGATCCCCTCGGTCCTCAAGAATGCGTGATCAACCGGGCATTGACGTTCGACTCGCCCGAGAAATCAGAAATGTCGGGCATCTCCACCGTCACTTCGTCGCCAGCGTACCAATCCGGCAGCGTAAGCAGCTTCCAGGAGAAGTCCCCTGAGGACGACAACTCCTCCATCTGGTCCATCCAGGCCAATGCGAGTGCCCACTCGGATGGTGACGACGACGAACTGTTTGAAGACGAcgacgaagacgaagaagaatacgaggaggaggcggaggacgaAGAATTGTTGGGCGACTTGTGCGAGGGTATGAAGAAGATGTCAATGCTGGGTGACGAATTCGCAGGAAAGCACACAAGATTCGTTTACAACAGTGACgacgagatccaaggagaagaggAAGTGACGAGAAGAAGCGCTGTCTCGCCGAGCGCGTTGGTGCTGAAGGGCCTGCCTGCGCCTGAGGGGAAGCACCTCCGCTTCCAGGAGGAAGACGACTAA
- the LOC103982579 gene encoding probable xyloglucan endotransglucosylase/hydrolase protein 30, whose protein sequence is MAATLTGASSMVLFFLLGLVTATEAFDVPTLTFGEGFSHLFGNDNLIRSADDRSVRLTLNRYSGSGFISSDLYEHGFFSASIKLPKDYTAGVVVAFYTSNGDVFPDTHDELDFEFLGNVRGKDWRIQTNVYGNGSTTRGREERYLVPFDPTEEPHRYSILWTPDYIIFYIDDVPIREVVRSDAMGGDFPSKPMSVYATIWDGSSWATSYGRIKINYKYAPYVSEFSDLVLRGCRVDPIQQVDSADRCAEAVEELMSADYALLTPRKRAAMRRFRERYTIYSFCYDQHRYGNVTFPDCDYVSSEHSRFGEWGDNKFPPKEVRRARRRSRKPSAVDDQPSK, encoded by the exons ATGGCGGCGACTCTTACAGGTGCCTCGTCGATGGTGCTCTTCTTCCTGCTGGGTCTCGTGACGGCGACAGAAGCCTTTGATGTGCCGACGTTAACCTTCGGCGAGGGCTTCTCCCATCTCTTCGGCAACGACAACCTCATCCGCTCTGCCGATGACCGCAGCGTTCGTCTCACCCTCAACCGTTACTCCG GCTCCGGCTTTATCTCTTCGGACCTTTACGAGCATGGATTCTTCAGCGCCTCCATTAAGCTGCCCAAGGATTACACGGCTGGCGTCGTCGTCGCCTTCTAT ACATCCAATGGCGACGTATTTCCCGACACGCACGACGAGCTGGACTTTGAGTTCTTGGGCAACGTGAGAGGGAAAGACTGGAGGATCCAAACCAATGTCTACGGCAATGGCAGCACCACCCGCGGCCGGGAGGAGCGCTACCTCGTCCCCTTCGACCCCACCGAGGAGCCTCACCGCTACTCCATCTTGTGGACCCCCGACTACATCAT CTTCTACATCGACGACGTCCCCATCAGAGAAGTGGTGCGGAGCGACGCCATGGGCGGCGACTTCCCGTCGAAGCCGATGTCGGTCTACGCCACCATCTGGGACGGCTCCTCCTGGGCCACCTCCTATGGCCGGATCAAGATCAACTACAAGTACGCGCCGTACGTGTCCGAGTTCTCTGACCTCGTCCTCCGCGGCTGCCGCGTCGACCCCATCCAGCAAGTGGACTCCGCCGACCGGTGCGCCGAGGCCGTGGAGGAGCTCATGTCCGCCGACTACGCCCTCCTGACGCCAAGGAAGCGTGCCGCCATGCGCCGGTTCCGGGAGCGGTACACGATCTACTCCTTCTGCTACGACCAGCATCGATATGGCAATGTCACCTTCCCCGACTGCGACTACGTCTCCTCGGAGCACAGCAGATTCGGGGAATGGGGTGACAACAAGTTTCCACCGAAGGAGGTCCGGAGGGCCCGGCGACGGAGCCGGAAGCCAAGTGCCGTCGACGATCAACCATCGAAATAG